In one window of Mastigocladopsis repens PCC 10914 DNA:
- a CDS encoding DUF4158 domain-containing protein — MKRHWEVNELIEYWTLLPDEEALLGNKTGANRLGFAILLKFFHLEVRFPQHIRDIPKPVVVHLSKQVGVPSEEYHAYDWQGRSIKYHRAEIRSFLGFRKATVCDAKEMANWLVELVLGHEQDVEHLEAVVIQRFRSQRIEPPTNLRINRLIRSALHTYEKNFFSSTLQKFSRETKTQIDVLLDAVDSSEYKEAPTLQRDNTGIAFSDLKADPGRVGLESLLSKPSKLSFYANICNQRHYAVKSMRG; from the coding sequence ATGAAACGACATTGGGAAGTAAACGAGTTAATTGAGTATTGGACACTGCTTCCCGATGAAGAAGCCTTGTTAGGTAACAAAACTGGTGCGAACCGACTGGGTTTCGCAATTTTGTTGAAATTCTTTCACTTAGAAGTCAGGTTCCCTCAACACATTCGTGACATCCCAAAACCTGTTGTTGTCCATCTATCTAAACAAGTCGGTGTACCGAGTGAAGAATATCATGCCTATGATTGGCAGGGACGCAGCATTAAATATCACCGTGCTGAAATCCGCTCCTTCTTGGGCTTCCGTAAAGCCACTGTCTGTGATGCGAAGGAAATGGCTAACTGGCTGGTGGAGCTGGTATTAGGACACGAGCAGGATGTTGAACATCTAGAAGCCGTAGTTATTCAACGGTTTCGCTCTCAACGTATTGAACCTCCCACAAACCTACGAATTAATCGCCTCATCCGGTCGGCTTTGCATACATACGAGAAGAACTTCTTTTCTAGCACGCTCCAAAAGTTCTCAAGGGAAACTAAGACTCAAATAGATGTTCTCTTAGACGCTGTTGATAGCAGTGAATATAAGGAAGCTCCAACTTTGCAACGGGACAACACTGGTATTGCCTTTAGTGACCTCAAAGCAGACCCTGGTCGAGTAGGTTTAGAAAGTTTATTATCAAAGCCATCAAAACTATCTTTCTATGCCAATATCTGCAATCAGAGGCATTACGCCGTGAAATCAATGAGGGGTTAA
- a CDS encoding tyrosine-type recombinase/integrase, translating to MNVNVKRTPAKKKAHELAKYLRGEHPDYTYLKSVFRYLRTELEIQSPKTSTDLLPDVPTEEEIQRYYEAVWHTRNMQDMVMIKTLLYTGVRVSELINIHLEDIDFVRCQIRINQGKGGKDRIVPFPVGFKEVLAMHVDSMQRKQATYLFESSWKRKYSDRGVRKILEKYVLAAGLNRAISPHRLRHFLLTWLKKQGIDDALIQPYSGHSSRQSLEVYSRLSIGEAQKEYDEVMGKFPV from the coding sequence GTGAATGTGAATGTTAAACGGACTCCAGCTAAAAAGAAAGCACATGAGTTAGCTAAATATCTGCGTGGCGAACATCCCGATTACACCTATTTAAAAAGCGTTTTTCGCTACTTGCGAACTGAGTTAGAGATTCAATCCCCTAAAACATCAACGGACTTATTACCTGATGTGCCAACTGAAGAAGAAATTCAGCGGTACTATGAAGCCGTTTGGCACACTCGTAATATGCAAGATATGGTAATGATAAAAACTCTACTTTATACAGGAGTAAGAGTTAGTGAATTAATCAATATTCACCTTGAAGATATAGATTTTGTCCGCTGCCAGATTCGCATTAACCAGGGGAAAGGGGGAAAAGACCGAATTGTTCCGTTTCCTGTAGGTTTTAAGGAAGTTTTGGCGATGCACGTAGATTCGATGCAGCGCAAACAGGCGACTTACCTGTTTGAGTCGTCGTGGAAGCGCAAGTATAGTGACCGAGGGGTGAGAAAAATCCTAGAAAAGTATGTGCTGGCGGCAGGACTAAATAGGGCTATCTCACCTCACAGGCTGCGCCATTTTCTGCTGACATGGCTGAAAAAACAAGGAATTGATGATGCACTGATCCAACCTTACTCAGGACATTCTTCTCGTCAGTCGCTGGAAGTGTACTCACGGTTGTCAATAGGGGAAGCTCAAAAAGAATATGACGAGGTGATGGGGAAGTTTCCAGTTTAA
- a CDS encoding patatin-like phospholipase family protein, which translates to MTIEFSKFGLVLAGGGAKGAYQAGAIEYLSKELQFVPHIIAGTSIGALNGAVLTSHQPFEQGVQRLLKLWEQLGQEEILIWNRQTILQTAISVAQTFAPNLGDLPSNFLSAIELLSDNSAIFDPVPIEKFLKQAVDLAGIRCGIELWVTIFPSLTIPGLKYDWRIALIDFVRGRLGTKAEWRCVQEITDNDALYNLLLASAAIPVAFPRRIVDGQSWVDGGLGDNVPLG; encoded by the coding sequence ATGACAATTGAGTTTTCTAAATTTGGACTTGTACTAGCTGGTGGTGGTGCTAAGGGAGCCTATCAAGCTGGTGCAATTGAGTATCTCTCTAAAGAACTTCAGTTTGTACCTCATATCATTGCTGGTACAAGTATCGGTGCCCTCAACGGTGCTGTTTTAACATCTCATCAACCATTCGAGCAGGGAGTTCAACGTCTTTTAAAACTTTGGGAGCAACTTGGTCAAGAGGAGATCCTGATCTGGAATCGTCAAACAATTTTACAGACTGCGATTTCTGTAGCGCAAACGTTTGCTCCCAACTTAGGAGACTTACCGAGTAATTTTCTGTCAGCAATAGAACTACTTTCAGACAACTCTGCCATCTTCGATCCAGTTCCTATTGAGAAGTTTTTGAAACAAGCGGTAGACCTAGCTGGAATCCGATGTGGTATTGAGTTATGGGTGACTATTTTTCCTTCCCTGACAATACCAGGTTTGAAATACGATTGGCGGATAGCGTTAATTGACTTTGTTCGTGGTCGTCTCGGTACAAAAGCAGAATGGCGTTGCGTACAGGAGATTACGGATAACGATGCCCTCTACAATTTACTTTTAGCCAGTGCAGCTATTCCTGTGGCATTTCCTCGCCGAATAGTCGATGGACAATCTTGGGTAGATGGAGGACTCGGCGATAATGTCCCTTTGGGGTAG